In Oryza brachyantha chromosome 1, ObraRS2, whole genome shotgun sequence, the following are encoded in one genomic region:
- the LOC102721496 gene encoding protein NRT1/ PTR FAMILY 2.13-like: MKLRNMRNMQVMSNIMLTLSNNYMYSHSLMHVTHLRFLNRAAIIRNGDINADGSARNSWELCNIQQIEEVKCLIRIVPIYVSGVLCFVALAQQFTYIILQTFTMDCHFGMHFEIPAGSVVSISLIALTIFIPIYDRILVPIARRFTGVESGITLLQRQGIGLVISSISMVVAGLVEHKRRNSALSNGGISPMSVMWLAPQLVLMGIAEAFNAVGQIEFYNKQFPENMQTLAGSLFFCTIAGANYLSTAMVNIMRRVTTRDGQSSWLTDDINLGKLDYFFYFIALMGVLNLIYFLICSHYYQYKVMSLHTEESIKIPTKEEATEIAIDTDAPSK; encoded by the coding sequence ATGAAGTTAAGAAACATGAGAAACATGCAAGTCATGTCAAACATAATGTTGACCCTTTCAAACAATTATATGTACAGTCATAGTCTGATGCATGTTACTCATCTCAGGTTTCTGAATAGAGCTGCAATTATAAGGAATGGTGATATAAATGCTGACGGTTCTGCGAGAAACTCTTGGGAGCTTTGCAACATCCAGCAAATAGAGGAGGTCAAATGCTTGATAAGAATTGTGCCAATTTATGTTTCTGGAGTCTTATGCTTTGTCGCATTGGCTCAGCAATTCACCTATATAATCTTGCAAACATTTACAATGGACTGTCACTTTGGGATGCACTTTGAAATTCCAGCAGGCTCTGTTGTATCCATATCCCTCATTGCCCTAACTATATTTATTCCCATTTATGACCGGATTTTAGTACCTATAGCTAGACGATTCACTGGAGTGGAAAGTGGTATTACACTTCTACAGAGACAGGGGATAGGGTTGGTCATTTCTTCCATTTCAATGGTGGTAGCAGGACTTGTTGAACACAAGAGGAGGAACTCAGCTTTGTCGAATGGAGGAATATCACCTATGTCAGTGATGTGGCTTGCACCCCAACTTGTTTTAATGGGTATCGCTGAGGCCTTCAATGCAGTTGGACAAATAGAATTCTACAATAAGCAGTTTCCTGAGAATATGCAAACCCTAGCAGGATCTTTGTTCTTCTGTACAATAGCTGGAGCGAACTACCTGAGTACTGCTATGGTAAACATCATGAGAAGGGTCACTACCAGAGATGGTCAATCAAGCTGGTTAACAGACGATATTAATCTTGGCAAACTTgactatttcttttattttattgccCTCATGGGAGTCCTGAATCTTATTTACTTTCTTATATGCTCACATTACTACCAATACAAGGTCATGTCACTCCACACGGAAGAATCGATAAAAATACCTACTAAGGAAGAAGCCACAGAGATAGCCATTGACACAGATGCACCTAGCAAATGA